The following proteins are co-located in the Phyllostomus discolor isolate MPI-MPIP mPhyDis1 chromosome 1, mPhyDis1.pri.v3, whole genome shotgun sequence genome:
- the TRDMT1 gene encoding tRNA (cytosine(38)-C(5))-methyltransferase isoform X1, which translates to MEPLRVLELYSGIGGMHQALRESCVPAHVVAAIDVNNVANEVYKYNFPHTQLLAKTIEGITLEEFDRLSFDMILMSPPCQPFTRIGLQGDVTDPRTNSFLHILDILPRLQRLPKYILLENVKGFEISSTRDLLIKTIENCGFQYQEFLLSPTSLGIPNSRLRYFLIAKLQSEPLPFQAPGQILMEFPQIVFEHPQKHAIDAEKKIEGKKIEPHVCFDSSRQCSGKEAILYKLETAEEIDRKHQQDSDLSVQMLKDFLEDDVDMNQYFLPPKSLLRYALLLDIVKPTCRRSMCFTKGYGRYIEGTGSVLQTTEDVQIENIYKSLTDLSQEEKIKKLLMLKLRYFTPKEIANLHGFPPEFGFPENVTVKQRYRLLGNSLNVCVVAKLIRVLCE; encoded by the exons AAAGCTGTGTACCTGCACACGTGGTGGCCGCCATTGATGTGAACAATGTTGCTAACGAAGTATACAAGTATAATTTCCCTCACACACAGTTACTGGCCAAGACAATTGAA GGCATTACGCTAGAAGAGTTTGACAGATTATCTTTCGATATGATTTTAATGAGCCCTCCCTGTCAGCCGTTCACAAg AATTGGTCTGCAAGGTGATGTGACTGATCCAAGGACAAATAGCTTCTTACATATTCTAGATATCCTCCCAAG attacaaAGATTACCGAAgtatattcttttagaaaatgttaaaggttTTGAAATATCTTCTACAAG agatctgttaataaaaacaatagaaaattgtGGCTTTCAGTACCAAGAGTTTCTATTATCGCCAACCTCT CTTGGCATTCCAAATTCAAGGCTACGGTATTTCCTTATTGCAAAGCTTCAGTCAGAGCCATTACCTTTTCAAGCTCCTGGTCag ATACTGATGGAGTTTCCCCAGATTGTTTTTGAACATCCTCAAAAACAtgcgatagatgcagaaaagaaaattgaaggaaagaaaattgaacCACATGTTTGCTTTGATAGCAGCAGACAATGTTCTGGAAAAGAAGCCATTCTTTATAAGCTTGAAACTGCTGAAGAAATTGACCGGAAACATCAACAGGACAGTGATCTCTCTGTGCAAATGCTAAAAGATTTTCTTGAAGATGACGTTGACATGAATCAGTACTTTTTACCACCAAAGTCATTGCTGCGATACGCTCTTTTGTTAGACATTGTTAAGCCCACTTGCAGAAGGTCCATGTGCTTTACGAAAGG ttatgGAAGGTACATAGAAGGAACAGGATCTGTGTTACAGACCACAGAGGATGTGCAG ATTGAGAATATCTACAAATCTCTTACTGATTTATCacaagaagaaaagattaaaaaattgttaatgcTTAAACTTCGATATTTCACTCCTAAAGAAATAGCAAATCTCCATGGATTTCCTCCAGAGTTTG GATTTCCTGAGAATGTAACAGTGAAACAGCGTTATCGTCTACTTGGAAATAGTCTCAACGTGTGCGTAGTAGCTAAACTGATCAGAGTCCTCTGTGAATAA
- the TRDMT1 gene encoding tRNA (cytosine(38)-C(5))-methyltransferase isoform X5: MEPLRVLELYSGIGGMHQALRESCVPAHVVAAIDVNNVANEVYKYNFPHTQLLAKTIEGITLEEFDRLSFDMILMSPPCQPFTRIGLQGDVTDPRTNSFLHILDILPRLQRLPKYILLENVKGFEISSTRDLLIKTIENCGFQYQEFLLSPTSLGIPNSRLRYFLIAKLQSEPLPFQAPGQILMEFPQIVFEHPQKHAIDAEKKIEGKKIEPHVCFDSSRQCSGKEAILYKLETAEEIDRKHQQDSDLSVQMLKDFLEDDVDMNQYFLPPKSLLRYALLLDIVKPTCRRSMCFTKGYGRYIEGTGSVLQTTEDVQDFLRM, encoded by the exons AAAGCTGTGTACCTGCACACGTGGTGGCCGCCATTGATGTGAACAATGTTGCTAACGAAGTATACAAGTATAATTTCCCTCACACACAGTTACTGGCCAAGACAATTGAA GGCATTACGCTAGAAGAGTTTGACAGATTATCTTTCGATATGATTTTAATGAGCCCTCCCTGTCAGCCGTTCACAAg AATTGGTCTGCAAGGTGATGTGACTGATCCAAGGACAAATAGCTTCTTACATATTCTAGATATCCTCCCAAG attacaaAGATTACCGAAgtatattcttttagaaaatgttaaaggttTTGAAATATCTTCTACAAG agatctgttaataaaaacaatagaaaattgtGGCTTTCAGTACCAAGAGTTTCTATTATCGCCAACCTCT CTTGGCATTCCAAATTCAAGGCTACGGTATTTCCTTATTGCAAAGCTTCAGTCAGAGCCATTACCTTTTCAAGCTCCTGGTCag ATACTGATGGAGTTTCCCCAGATTGTTTTTGAACATCCTCAAAAACAtgcgatagatgcagaaaagaaaattgaaggaaagaaaattgaacCACATGTTTGCTTTGATAGCAGCAGACAATGTTCTGGAAAAGAAGCCATTCTTTATAAGCTTGAAACTGCTGAAGAAATTGACCGGAAACATCAACAGGACAGTGATCTCTCTGTGCAAATGCTAAAAGATTTTCTTGAAGATGACGTTGACATGAATCAGTACTTTTTACCACCAAAGTCATTGCTGCGATACGCTCTTTTGTTAGACATTGTTAAGCCCACTTGCAGAAGGTCCATGTGCTTTACGAAAGG ttatgGAAGGTACATAGAAGGAACAGGATCTGTGTTACAGACCACAGAGGATGTGCAG GATTTCCTGAGAATGTAA
- the TRDMT1 gene encoding tRNA (cytosine(38)-C(5))-methyltransferase isoform X2, translating to MEPLRVLELYSGIGGMHQALRESCVPAHVVAAIDVNNVANEVYKYNFPHTQLLAKTIEGITLEEFDRLSFDMILMSPPCQPFTRIGLQGDVTDPRTNSFLHILDILPRDLLIKTIENCGFQYQEFLLSPTSLGIPNSRLRYFLIAKLQSEPLPFQAPGQILMEFPQIVFEHPQKHAIDAEKKIEGKKIEPHVCFDSSRQCSGKEAILYKLETAEEIDRKHQQDSDLSVQMLKDFLEDDVDMNQYFLPPKSLLRYALLLDIVKPTCRRSMCFTKGYGRYIEGTGSVLQTTEDVQIENIYKSLTDLSQEEKIKKLLMLKLRYFTPKEIANLHGFPPEFGFPENVTVKQRYRLLGNSLNVCVVAKLIRVLCE from the exons AAAGCTGTGTACCTGCACACGTGGTGGCCGCCATTGATGTGAACAATGTTGCTAACGAAGTATACAAGTATAATTTCCCTCACACACAGTTACTGGCCAAGACAATTGAA GGCATTACGCTAGAAGAGTTTGACAGATTATCTTTCGATATGATTTTAATGAGCCCTCCCTGTCAGCCGTTCACAAg AATTGGTCTGCAAGGTGATGTGACTGATCCAAGGACAAATAGCTTCTTACATATTCTAGATATCCTCCCAAG agatctgttaataaaaacaatagaaaattgtGGCTTTCAGTACCAAGAGTTTCTATTATCGCCAACCTCT CTTGGCATTCCAAATTCAAGGCTACGGTATTTCCTTATTGCAAAGCTTCAGTCAGAGCCATTACCTTTTCAAGCTCCTGGTCag ATACTGATGGAGTTTCCCCAGATTGTTTTTGAACATCCTCAAAAACAtgcgatagatgcagaaaagaaaattgaaggaaagaaaattgaacCACATGTTTGCTTTGATAGCAGCAGACAATGTTCTGGAAAAGAAGCCATTCTTTATAAGCTTGAAACTGCTGAAGAAATTGACCGGAAACATCAACAGGACAGTGATCTCTCTGTGCAAATGCTAAAAGATTTTCTTGAAGATGACGTTGACATGAATCAGTACTTTTTACCACCAAAGTCATTGCTGCGATACGCTCTTTTGTTAGACATTGTTAAGCCCACTTGCAGAAGGTCCATGTGCTTTACGAAAGG ttatgGAAGGTACATAGAAGGAACAGGATCTGTGTTACAGACCACAGAGGATGTGCAG ATTGAGAATATCTACAAATCTCTTACTGATTTATCacaagaagaaaagattaaaaaattgttaatgcTTAAACTTCGATATTTCACTCCTAAAGAAATAGCAAATCTCCATGGATTTCCTCCAGAGTTTG GATTTCCTGAGAATGTAACAGTGAAACAGCGTTATCGTCTACTTGGAAATAGTCTCAACGTGTGCGTAGTAGCTAAACTGATCAGAGTCCTCTGTGAATAA
- the TRDMT1 gene encoding tRNA (cytosine(38)-C(5))-methyltransferase isoform X3 — translation MEPLRVLELYSGIGGMHQALRESCVPAHVVAAIDVNNVANEVYKYNFPHTQLLAKTIEGITLEEFDRLSFDMILMSPPCQPFTRIGLQGDVTDPRTNSFLHILDILPRLQRLPKYILLENVKGFEISSTRDLLIKTIENCGFQYQEFLLSPTSILMEFPQIVFEHPQKHAIDAEKKIEGKKIEPHVCFDSSRQCSGKEAILYKLETAEEIDRKHQQDSDLSVQMLKDFLEDDVDMNQYFLPPKSLLRYALLLDIVKPTCRRSMCFTKGYGRYIEGTGSVLQTTEDVQIENIYKSLTDLSQEEKIKKLLMLKLRYFTPKEIANLHGFPPEFGFPENVTVKQRYRLLGNSLNVCVVAKLIRVLCE, via the exons AAAGCTGTGTACCTGCACACGTGGTGGCCGCCATTGATGTGAACAATGTTGCTAACGAAGTATACAAGTATAATTTCCCTCACACACAGTTACTGGCCAAGACAATTGAA GGCATTACGCTAGAAGAGTTTGACAGATTATCTTTCGATATGATTTTAATGAGCCCTCCCTGTCAGCCGTTCACAAg AATTGGTCTGCAAGGTGATGTGACTGATCCAAGGACAAATAGCTTCTTACATATTCTAGATATCCTCCCAAG attacaaAGATTACCGAAgtatattcttttagaaaatgttaaaggttTTGAAATATCTTCTACAAG agatctgttaataaaaacaatagaaaattgtGGCTTTCAGTACCAAGAGTTTCTATTATCGCCAACCTCT ATACTGATGGAGTTTCCCCAGATTGTTTTTGAACATCCTCAAAAACAtgcgatagatgcagaaaagaaaattgaaggaaagaaaattgaacCACATGTTTGCTTTGATAGCAGCAGACAATGTTCTGGAAAAGAAGCCATTCTTTATAAGCTTGAAACTGCTGAAGAAATTGACCGGAAACATCAACAGGACAGTGATCTCTCTGTGCAAATGCTAAAAGATTTTCTTGAAGATGACGTTGACATGAATCAGTACTTTTTACCACCAAAGTCATTGCTGCGATACGCTCTTTTGTTAGACATTGTTAAGCCCACTTGCAGAAGGTCCATGTGCTTTACGAAAGG ttatgGAAGGTACATAGAAGGAACAGGATCTGTGTTACAGACCACAGAGGATGTGCAG ATTGAGAATATCTACAAATCTCTTACTGATTTATCacaagaagaaaagattaaaaaattgttaatgcTTAAACTTCGATATTTCACTCCTAAAGAAATAGCAAATCTCCATGGATTTCCTCCAGAGTTTG GATTTCCTGAGAATGTAACAGTGAAACAGCGTTATCGTCTACTTGGAAATAGTCTCAACGTGTGCGTAGTAGCTAAACTGATCAGAGTCCTCTGTGAATAA
- the TRDMT1 gene encoding tRNA (cytosine(38)-C(5))-methyltransferase isoform X4 produces the protein MILMSPPCQPFTRIGLQGDVTDPRTNSFLHILDILPRLQRLPKYILLENVKGFEISSTRDLLIKTIENCGFQYQEFLLSPTSLGIPNSRLRYFLIAKLQSEPLPFQAPGQILMEFPQIVFEHPQKHAIDAEKKIEGKKIEPHVCFDSSRQCSGKEAILYKLETAEEIDRKHQQDSDLSVQMLKDFLEDDVDMNQYFLPPKSLLRYALLLDIVKPTCRRSMCFTKGYGRYIEGTGSVLQTTEDVQIENIYKSLTDLSQEEKIKKLLMLKLRYFTPKEIANLHGFPPEFGFPENVTVKQRYRLLGNSLNVCVVAKLIRVLCE, from the exons ATGATTTTAATGAGCCCTCCCTGTCAGCCGTTCACAAg AATTGGTCTGCAAGGTGATGTGACTGATCCAAGGACAAATAGCTTCTTACATATTCTAGATATCCTCCCAAG attacaaAGATTACCGAAgtatattcttttagaaaatgttaaaggttTTGAAATATCTTCTACAAG agatctgttaataaaaacaatagaaaattgtGGCTTTCAGTACCAAGAGTTTCTATTATCGCCAACCTCT CTTGGCATTCCAAATTCAAGGCTACGGTATTTCCTTATTGCAAAGCTTCAGTCAGAGCCATTACCTTTTCAAGCTCCTGGTCag ATACTGATGGAGTTTCCCCAGATTGTTTTTGAACATCCTCAAAAACAtgcgatagatgcagaaaagaaaattgaaggaaagaaaattgaacCACATGTTTGCTTTGATAGCAGCAGACAATGTTCTGGAAAAGAAGCCATTCTTTATAAGCTTGAAACTGCTGAAGAAATTGACCGGAAACATCAACAGGACAGTGATCTCTCTGTGCAAATGCTAAAAGATTTTCTTGAAGATGACGTTGACATGAATCAGTACTTTTTACCACCAAAGTCATTGCTGCGATACGCTCTTTTGTTAGACATTGTTAAGCCCACTTGCAGAAGGTCCATGTGCTTTACGAAAGG ttatgGAAGGTACATAGAAGGAACAGGATCTGTGTTACAGACCACAGAGGATGTGCAG ATTGAGAATATCTACAAATCTCTTACTGATTTATCacaagaagaaaagattaaaaaattgttaatgcTTAAACTTCGATATTTCACTCCTAAAGAAATAGCAAATCTCCATGGATTTCCTCCAGAGTTTG GATTTCCTGAGAATGTAACAGTGAAACAGCGTTATCGTCTACTTGGAAATAGTCTCAACGTGTGCGTAGTAGCTAAACTGATCAGAGTCCTCTGTGAATAA